One genomic segment of Caldimonas brevitalea includes these proteins:
- a CDS encoding methyl-accepting chemotaxis protein, translating into MSITNLKIGSRLALAFSVVIALLLVILGVGVSVLGQLSSAMDSAVDDRYAQIAMSNTIKSMGDKGALTIGRLLLSSTPEQAKKYMDEYALIRKANTENLAKLEKMVHSPETKAIFEEQSKARKEYGVVVRKVFDLIAKDQREEALAVYQNEMPGPQARYYALIDKMVDHQAQNMTTAAAEARNSASQAKIQMVLASLVAMLLGAGTAFYITRSITRPIQRAIGLAESVAAGDLTHRVQVEGKDEVARLINALQHMVQSLHGIVSQVRTGADTIAGAAHEVSQGNLDLSSRTEQQAGALQQTASAMEQLTSAVKLSADGASEASKSAVSASQIAAQGGQVVGQVIDTMGSIATSSKRIVEIIDVIDGIAFQTNILALNAAVEAARAGEQGRGFAVVAGEVRSLAQRSAHAAKEIKTLIDASVEQVDKGSKMVEEAGATMDQVVTSIQQVSSIVAEISASSREQSLGIEQVNATILQMDDATQKNARMVEQGTASARAMHDQAKQLTDMVRTFAL; encoded by the coding sequence ATGAGCATCACAAATCTCAAGATAGGGTCCCGGCTGGCACTGGCCTTCTCGGTCGTCATTGCGCTATTGCTGGTCATCCTCGGCGTCGGCGTGTCGGTTCTCGGCCAGCTTAGCTCTGCGATGGACAGTGCGGTCGACGATCGTTATGCCCAGATCGCGATGAGCAACACCATCAAGTCGATGGGTGACAAGGGTGCGCTCACGATCGGGCGTCTGCTGCTGTCCAGCACGCCCGAGCAGGCGAAGAAGTACATGGACGAGTACGCCCTCATCCGCAAGGCGAACACCGAAAACCTCGCCAAGCTCGAGAAGATGGTGCATTCGCCCGAAACCAAGGCGATCTTCGAAGAGCAGAGCAAGGCGCGCAAGGAGTACGGCGTTGTGGTCCGCAAGGTCTTCGACCTGATCGCGAAGGATCAGCGCGAAGAAGCGCTCGCGGTGTACCAAAACGAAATGCCCGGGCCGCAAGCGCGCTACTACGCCCTGATCGACAAGATGGTCGACCACCAGGCGCAGAACATGACCACGGCCGCCGCCGAAGCGCGCAACAGCGCGAGCCAGGCGAAGATCCAGATGGTGCTGGCCTCGCTGGTGGCAATGCTGCTGGGCGCAGGCACCGCGTTCTACATCACCCGTTCCATCACGCGTCCGATCCAGCGCGCTATCGGGCTGGCCGAGTCGGTCGCCGCCGGCGACCTGACCCATCGGGTGCAGGTCGAAGGCAAGGATGAGGTCGCGCGCCTGATCAACGCCCTGCAGCACATGGTGCAGAGCCTGCACGGCATCGTGTCGCAAGTGCGCACCGGCGCCGACACGATCGCCGGCGCCGCCCACGAGGTGTCGCAGGGCAACCTCGACCTGTCGTCGCGCACCGAGCAGCAGGCGGGCGCGCTGCAGCAGACCGCGTCGGCGATGGAGCAGCTGACGTCGGCCGTCAAGCTGAGCGCCGATGGTGCGAGCGAGGCGAGCAAGTCGGCGGTGTCGGCTTCCCAGATCGCCGCCCAGGGTGGCCAGGTGGTGGGTCAGGTCATCGACACGATGGGCTCGATCGCCACGTCGTCCAAGCGCATCGTGGAGATCATCGACGTGATCGACGGCATTGCCTTCCAGACCAACATCCTGGCCTTGAACGCAGCGGTCGAAGCCGCCCGGGCCGGCGAGCAAGGCCGCGGTTTCGCGGTGGTGGCCGGCGAGGTTCGCAGCCTGGCCCAGCGCAGCGCGCATGCCGCCAAGGAAATCAAGACGCTGATCGACGCCTCTGTCGAACAGGTCGACAAGGGCAGCAAGATGGTCGAAGAGGCCGGCGCCACGATGGACCAGGTGGTGACCAGCATCCAGCAGGTCAGCAGCATCGTGGCCGAGATCAGCGCCTCGAGCCGCGAGCAGAGCCTGGGCATCGAGCAGGTCAACGCGACCATCCTGCAGATGGACGATGCGACCCAGAAGAACGCCCGCATGGTGGAGCAAGGCACGGCTTCGGCCCGCGCCATGCATGACCAGGCCAAGCAGCTGACCGACATGGTCAGGACCTTCGCGCTCTGA
- a CDS encoding DUF1996 domain-containing protein yields MHGAWHGATLSLIFMAVLTACGGGSSGSASKVDATHTGHHHPSPGDTSTVQPAAPPTPGATYYVRDGKLYDPCGEAVVLRGVNKMAVYQDRAGNSFPEIAQAGANVVRFMWNTQVPASEAVQTLQRAVDSHLIPMWELHDATGNFARLAQIEAYWTAPETIAVLRQFESRLLLNIANEAGNEVSDEEFVSTYTRIIGRLRTAGLRMPLVVDAAGWGRNVEQLLRVAPRLQAADPLHNLVFSWHPYDSGNEQAARITSAFNAAVTAKIPLIVGEFGPVTPGACSQSVPYQHIIRQAQTYGIGYLPWSWDGHSTECPGPDGASLFSMVSDGIHLSTLKPGWATEVVSSDAASIQKTSKRTHFQTSGSCAAKPPAPQQWVHVANEGASFTVSGTRQVRYGKNSTWVYKTVSGTQRCTNEFFGRDPLRGVHKVCEVATAASTPTPTPTPTPTPTPTPTPTPTPTPAPAPAPEQWTRIAYEGATFTVTGSKQVRYGNNTSWVSKTVSGTQRCSNEFFGRDPLPGVGKVCEVNNSSSTPTPNPTPTPTPNPTPTPTPTPNPHEGHGPMINNALIPTGSAGIGEERLFPTSERPSTPADGVGAFRTMCEFSHMAYDDPIVFPGQPGKSHLHVFFGNTGVNAHSTADSIARTGNSTCRGGTINRSAYWVPAMIDTREGRPLKPMDSHFYYKSGYYGIAPRDIRAIPQGLRMIAGDAKNDGPRGPHRYKCVGEGADAMYSQAIPNCPVRSELWLEIEFPQCWDGRNLDSADHKSHMAYPSAGRCPATHPVAIPVITFNIRYLVTEAGAPQRWRLSSDMYDPSKPGGYSAHADWWNGWKSDIMDAWIRGCDQAGLDCHSHLLGDGRMM; encoded by the coding sequence ATGCATGGCGCATGGCACGGAGCGACGTTGTCGCTGATCTTCATGGCCGTGCTCACGGCTTGCGGCGGCGGCTCTTCCGGGTCCGCCTCGAAGGTCGACGCGACGCACACCGGCCATCACCATCCCAGTCCCGGCGACACCAGCACGGTGCAACCGGCGGCACCGCCGACCCCGGGTGCCACCTACTATGTGCGCGACGGCAAGCTGTACGACCCCTGCGGCGAAGCCGTGGTGCTGCGCGGCGTGAACAAGATGGCGGTGTACCAGGACCGGGCTGGAAACTCCTTCCCGGAGATTGCCCAGGCCGGTGCGAACGTCGTTCGGTTCATGTGGAACACGCAGGTGCCTGCGTCGGAAGCCGTGCAGACGCTGCAGCGCGCCGTGGACTCGCATCTGATCCCGATGTGGGAGCTGCACGACGCCACGGGCAACTTTGCCCGGCTCGCGCAGATCGAGGCTTACTGGACCGCGCCGGAGACGATCGCAGTGCTGCGCCAGTTTGAATCGCGTTTGCTGCTGAACATCGCCAACGAGGCCGGCAACGAGGTGAGCGACGAGGAGTTCGTCTCCACCTACACCCGCATCATCGGCCGGTTGCGCACGGCGGGCCTGCGCATGCCCTTGGTGGTCGATGCCGCCGGCTGGGGCCGCAACGTCGAGCAGCTGCTGCGCGTCGCGCCGCGCCTGCAGGCCGCCGACCCGTTGCACAACCTGGTCTTCTCGTGGCATCCGTACGACTCGGGCAACGAGCAGGCAGCGCGCATCACGTCGGCGTTCAATGCCGCGGTGACGGCGAAGATCCCGCTGATCGTCGGCGAGTTCGGCCCGGTCACGCCCGGCGCCTGCTCGCAGTCGGTGCCTTACCAACACATCATCCGGCAGGCCCAGACCTACGGCATCGGCTACCTGCCCTGGTCTTGGGACGGCCACAGCACCGAATGCCCGGGGCCTGACGGTGCCTCGCTCTTCAGCATGGTGAGCGACGGCATCCACCTGTCCACGTTGAAGCCGGGATGGGCGACCGAGGTGGTGTCGAGCGACGCTGCCAGCATCCAGAAGACCTCCAAGCGCACCCACTTCCAGACCTCGGGCAGTTGTGCCGCAAAGCCGCCAGCGCCGCAGCAGTGGGTTCACGTCGCGAATGAAGGGGCGAGCTTTACCGTCAGCGGGACACGGCAGGTGCGCTACGGCAAGAACAGCACGTGGGTCTACAAGACGGTCTCGGGCACGCAACGCTGCACCAACGAGTTTTTCGGCCGCGACCCGTTGAGGGGCGTGCACAAGGTGTGTGAAGTCGCCACCGCGGCGAGCACGCCGACGCCCACACCCACCCCCACCCCCACCCCCACGCCGACGCCGACGCCGACGCCGACGCCCACCCCCGCTCCCGCTCCCGCGCCGGAGCAGTGGACGAGGATCGCGTATGAAGGGGCGACCTTCACGGTGACCGGCAGCAAGCAGGTGCGCTACGGGAACAACACGTCCTGGGTGTCCAAGACGGTCTCCGGTACCCAGCGCTGCAGCAACGAGTTTTTCGGACGTGACCCGCTGCCCGGCGTAGGCAAGGTGTGTGAAGTCAACAACTCGTCGAGCACGCCGACGCCGAACCCGACGCCCACCCCCACACCGAACCCGACGCCGACGCCGACGCCGACGCCCAACCCCCACGAGGGTCATGGGCCGATGATCAACAACGCGTTGATCCCCACCGGTTCGGCCGGCATCGGCGAGGAGCGGCTCTTCCCGACCAGCGAGCGGCCTTCCACGCCGGCGGACGGCGTCGGCGCCTTCCGCACGATGTGCGAGTTCAGCCACATGGCCTATGACGATCCCATCGTCTTCCCCGGTCAGCCTGGCAAATCGCACTTGCATGTGTTCTTCGGCAACACGGGTGTCAACGCCCACTCGACCGCGGACAGCATCGCACGGACCGGCAACTCCACCTGCCGCGGCGGCACGATCAACCGTTCGGCCTATTGGGTGCCGGCGATGATCGACACCCGCGAGGGGCGACCGCTCAAACCGATGGACAGCCATTTCTATTACAAGAGCGGCTACTACGGCATCGCACCGCGAGACATCCGTGCCATTCCGCAAGGACTGCGCATGATCGCCGGCGACGCGAAGAACGATGGACCGCGGGGGCCGCACCGCTACAAGTGCGTTGGCGAGGGGGCGGATGCGATGTACTCGCAGGCGATCCCGAACTGCCCCGTGCGCTCGGAGCTGTGGCTGGAGATCGAATTCCCGCAGTGCTGGGACGGCCGCAACCTCGACTCCGCGGATCACAAGAGCCACATGGCGTATCCGTCCGCCGGACGCTGCCCGGCCACCCACCCGGTGGCGATCCCGGTGATCACCTTCAACATCCGCTACCTGGTCACCGAAGCGGGTGCACCGCAGCGCTGGCGGCTGAGCTCGGACATGTACGACCCGTCCAAGCCGGGCGGCTACTCGGCGCATGCCGATTGGTGGAACGGCTGGAAGTCGGACATCATGGACGCCTGGATTCGCGGTTGCGACCAGGCCGGGCTGGACTGCCACTCCCACCTGCTCGGCGACGGCAGGATGATGTAA
- a CDS encoding NYN domain-containing protein has protein sequence MASNPENTSMALFCDFENVALGVRDAKYDKFDIKRVLERLLLKGSIVVKKAYCDWDRYKGFKAAMHEANFELIEIPHVRQSGKNSADIRLVVDALDLCYTKSHVNTFVIISGDSDFSPLVSKLRENAKQVIGVGVKQSTSDLLIANCDEFIFYDDLVREGQRAAAKRSPQEAEPGPKRSPEEDRRRREETEARKSKAIEMALETFEALVSERGDSGKIWASVLKDAIKRRRPDFNESYFGFRTFGSLLDEAQSRGLLEVGRDEKSNTYVYRGHGGAPRGDTPAAPAVPSSGRRGRGNGRAAAPAAAANTAAPLGPVFPAAPDAETRAPAVEPPRPPEAAGTSASAEAAPTAVEAPPAASKRRTGRKTAGKKTSAAREQPSTDETPAAPMPAVEPEAPPAPQAEAAPPARAAAKRASRKTSTRARRPQKAEEGAGE, from the coding sequence ATGGCTTCAAACCCCGAAAACACCAGCATGGCGCTGTTCTGCGACTTCGAGAACGTCGCGCTGGGCGTGCGCGACGCCAAGTACGACAAGTTCGACATCAAGCGTGTGCTCGAGCGCTTGCTGCTCAAGGGCAGCATCGTGGTCAAGAAGGCGTATTGCGACTGGGACCGCTACAAGGGTTTCAAGGCGGCGATGCACGAGGCCAACTTCGAGCTGATCGAGATTCCCCACGTGCGGCAGTCCGGCAAGAACTCGGCCGACATCCGGCTGGTGGTCGACGCGCTCGACCTCTGCTACACCAAATCGCACGTCAACACCTTCGTGATCATCAGCGGCGACTCCGATTTTTCGCCGCTGGTTTCGAAGCTGCGCGAGAACGCCAAGCAGGTGATCGGCGTCGGTGTCAAGCAATCGACCTCCGACCTGCTGATCGCCAACTGCGACGAGTTCATCTTCTATGACGACCTGGTCCGCGAAGGCCAGCGCGCCGCCGCCAAGCGCAGCCCGCAGGAAGCGGAGCCGGGCCCCAAGCGCTCGCCCGAAGAAGACCGCCGCCGGCGGGAAGAGACCGAAGCACGCAAGAGCAAGGCCATCGAAATGGCGCTCGAGACCTTTGAGGCCCTGGTGTCCGAGCGGGGCGACAGCGGCAAGATCTGGGCCTCGGTGCTCAAGGATGCGATCAAGCGCCGCAGGCCGGACTTCAACGAATCGTATTTCGGCTTCCGGACCTTCGGCAGCCTGCTCGACGAGGCGCAGTCGCGCGGCCTGCTCGAAGTCGGTCGCGACGAGAAGTCCAACACCTATGTGTACCGTGGCCACGGCGGGGCGCCGCGCGGCGACACACCCGCCGCACCGGCCGTCCCCTCTTCCGGACGGCGGGGCCGAGGCAACGGCCGGGCCGCCGCCCCTGCAGCCGCTGCCAACACGGCCGCGCCGCTCGGCCCCGTGTTCCCGGCCGCACCGGACGCCGAAACCCGCGCGCCGGCGGTTGAACCGCCGCGGCCGCCCGAGGCTGCCGGCACGTCGGCCAGCGCCGAAGCTGCGCCTACGGCGGTCGAAGCGCCGCCGGCGGCGAGCAAGCGCCGCACCGGCCGCAAGACGGCAGGCAAGAAGACGTCGGCAGCACGGGAACAGCCGTCGACTGATGAGACGCCCGCCGCGCCGATGCCCGCCGTGGAACCCGAGGCCCCGCCGGCCCCTCAAGCCGAGGCGGCCCCGCCCGCCCGAGCCGCCGCCAAGCGGGCGTCTCGCAAGACCTCCACTCGGGCAAGGCGGCCACAGAAGGCAGAGGAAGGCGCCGGCGAATAA
- a CDS encoding winged helix-turn-helix domain-containing protein — protein MKTHWRRLALARQGLMSPQPFGKGLAGACRAIEHLGYVQIDSLSVVERAHHHTLWARVPGYRPEHLTGLIRERRVFEYWFHAASYLPMRDFRFALPRMSAYRSRTHHGDPRLAQEILARVRGEGPLRVRDLESRQDGPGNWWNWGPGRRALDQLFMQGDLMVRERNGIEKLYDLTENVLPAGLDLREPTLPEYAEHLLDTTLRAHGVVTWKQVLHLKTGQPLKEAMRGVIRDRMAQRRLVALHDDGLSDGYAEPDALERVPKAAASRVRLLSPFDNAVIHRDRLSQLFGFDYRLECYVPAPKRRFGYFCLPVIYGDRFIGRADCKAHRAEKRFEVLSLHLEDRTVDVDLFLPSLAEALQPLAAFNGCEVVQAEALRATPRAGRAGATASVTRARRA, from the coding sequence ATGAAGACGCACTGGCGGCGCCTGGCCTTGGCCCGGCAGGGCCTGATGTCGCCGCAGCCCTTCGGCAAGGGGCTGGCCGGCGCCTGCCGGGCGATCGAACATCTGGGCTATGTGCAGATCGACAGCTTGTCGGTGGTCGAGCGGGCGCACCACCACACCTTGTGGGCGCGCGTGCCGGGCTACCGGCCGGAACACCTGACCGGCCTGATCCGCGAGCGGCGTGTCTTCGAATACTGGTTCCATGCCGCGTCCTACCTGCCGATGCGCGACTTCCGTTTCGCGTTGCCACGCATGTCGGCCTACCGCAGCCGAACCCATCACGGCGACCCGCGCCTCGCGCAGGAGATCCTGGCCCGGGTGCGAGGGGAGGGGCCGCTGCGGGTGCGTGATCTCGAGTCGCGCCAGGACGGGCCCGGCAACTGGTGGAACTGGGGACCGGGCCGGCGCGCGCTCGACCAGTTGTTCATGCAGGGCGACCTGATGGTGCGGGAGCGCAACGGCATCGAGAAACTCTACGACCTGACCGAAAACGTCTTGCCGGCCGGCCTGGATCTGCGCGAGCCCACGCTGCCGGAGTACGCCGAGCACCTGCTCGACACCACGCTCCGGGCCCACGGCGTGGTCACCTGGAAGCAGGTGCTGCACCTGAAGACGGGCCAGCCGCTGAAGGAGGCCATGCGAGGCGTGATCCGCGACAGGATGGCGCAGCGTCGCCTCGTCGCGCTGCACGACGATGGCCTGTCCGACGGCTACGCCGAGCCCGACGCGCTGGAGCGCGTGCCGAAGGCCGCGGCCAGCCGGGTTCGTCTGTTGTCACCGTTCGACAACGCCGTGATCCACCGGGACCGGCTGAGCCAGTTGTTCGGGTTCGACTACCGGCTCGAGTGTTACGTGCCGGCGCCCAAGCGCCGGTTCGGCTATTTCTGCTTGCCCGTGATCTACGGCGATCGGTTCATCGGACGGGCCGATTGCAAGGCGCATCGCGCCGAAAAGCGGTTCGAGGTGCTCAGCCTGCACCTGGAGGACCGGACGGTGGACGTCGACCTGTTCCTGCCGAGCCTGGCCGAGGCGCTCCAACCCCTGGCGGCGTTCAACGGGTGTGAGGTCGTGCAAGCCGAGGCCCTGCGGGCGACGCCACGCGCCGGGCGCGCGGGGGCAACGGCGAGCGTGACGCGCGCAAGGCGGGCCTGA
- a CDS encoding 2-oxoglutarate dehydrogenase E1 component: protein MSTDTLLADGALQGHRSQTDSITTSAAGALAAAGLEAAVQRFVAAHRREGHRFAALDPLGVAKPMDAQGLAPARFGLALTDTFGGAGKGWLGTHQVQELDRRLKAAYCSALALDCSAVRDESRCEWLYAKMEATAGLGAAAGGKALLDRLIRAETWEQHVAERFPEAKRFSLEGCETLVPLLDALIAEAAAQGLSHIFMGMPHRGRVNVLVNVLGMAPADILDYFDPASPNPEKHHDLVYHLGASHVVSTAQGEVSVQLSYNPSHLQSVYPVVTGMAHASQALDTPRRGTRAMALVLHGDAAFAGQGVVMETLAMSQKPGYSVGGTVHVIINNQVGFTELNMMNAAQARYCTDVTRMVDAPVLRVNADVPEQVLRAAAIAVEYRNTFGSDVVIDLIGYRRLGHSEHDMPTLTNPRGSATTQGKPSVVAVYGDALVAAGVALKAEIGAHIAASRSAAIAAFSAPERRGDDSVAATRSPAPEAAPLTHAALRAAVQEMTRLPAGFEPHVHIRKLIEGWHAVANGEAATADWCFAENMAYASVLGAGVDVRVAGLDVRRGTFMHRHAVWHHQAPQPAGQEEFIPLQQLGTTGRFDIANSVLSEEAALGFEYGYSVQASRALTVWEAQFGDFVNGAQVYVDQYISAGEDKWGYRSALTMLLPHGHEGVGPEHSNAHLGRFLSLCGDNNLRVAYPSTSAQMFHLLRRQAFCETRKPLVVMTPKVKLYKEPGSHSPVQHFLEGEFQPVLDDDLVGPVGEVTRLVLCSGKLYYQLERARREHACADVALVRVEELYPFPTDVLAKVLRRYPALRTVVWAQEENLHHGAWSFVRDDISQACPAGVELRCVARPNTASGATSSYAVHGREERELVAKAMGLAPTAR, encoded by the coding sequence ATGTCTACAGATACGCTTTTGGCGGACGGCGCGCTGCAAGGCCACCGCTCCCAGACCGATTCGATCACCACCAGCGCCGCGGGTGCTCTCGCGGCCGCCGGTCTCGAGGCCGCTGTGCAGCGCTTCGTCGCCGCGCACCGGCGCGAAGGCCACCGCTTTGCCGCGCTCGACCCGCTCGGCGTGGCCAAGCCGATGGACGCGCAAGGCCTGGCGCCGGCGCGGTTCGGCCTGGCGCTCACCGACACCTTCGGCGGTGCCGGCAAGGGGTGGCTGGGCACGCACCAGGTGCAGGAGCTGGACCGGCGGCTGAAGGCAGCGTATTGCAGCGCGCTGGCGCTGGACTGCTCTGCGGTGCGCGACGAAAGCCGCTGCGAATGGCTGTATGCCAAGATGGAAGCCACCGCGGGCTTGGGTGCCGCGGCCGGCGGCAAGGCGCTGCTCGACCGTTTGATCCGCGCCGAAACGTGGGAGCAACACGTGGCCGAGCGCTTCCCGGAGGCGAAGCGCTTCTCGCTCGAAGGATGCGAGACGCTGGTGCCGCTGCTCGACGCCTTGATCGCCGAGGCGGCGGCGCAAGGCTTGAGCCACATCTTCATGGGCATGCCGCACCGCGGCCGTGTCAACGTGCTGGTGAATGTGCTGGGCATGGCCCCGGCCGACATCCTCGACTATTTCGACCCGGCGTCGCCCAACCCGGAGAAGCACCACGACTTGGTGTATCACCTGGGGGCGTCGCACGTGGTGTCGACGGCGCAGGGTGAGGTGTCGGTGCAGCTGTCCTACAACCCGTCGCACTTGCAGAGCGTCTACCCGGTCGTGACCGGCATGGCGCACGCCAGCCAGGCGCTCGACACGCCGCGCCGCGGCACCCGTGCGATGGCGCTGGTGCTGCATGGCGACGCCGCGTTCGCCGGCCAGGGTGTGGTGATGGAAACCTTGGCGATGTCGCAGAAGCCGGGCTATTCGGTCGGCGGCACGGTGCATGTGATCATCAACAACCAGGTCGGCTTCACCGAACTGAACATGATGAACGCGGCTCAGGCGCGCTATTGCACCGATGTCACGCGCATGGTGGACGCGCCGGTGTTGCGCGTCAACGCCGACGTCCCTGAGCAGGTCCTGCGCGCGGCGGCGATCGCGGTCGAATACCGCAACACCTTCGGCAGCGATGTGGTGATCGATCTGATCGGCTACCGCCGCCTCGGCCACTCCGAGCACGACATGCCGACGCTCACCAACCCGCGCGGTTCTGCGACCACGCAGGGCAAGCCGTCGGTGGTGGCCGTGTATGGCGATGCCCTGGTGGCGGCGGGCGTGGCCTTGAAAGCCGAGATCGGGGCCCACATTGCGGCCAGCCGGTCGGCGGCGATTGCGGCCTTCAGCGCGCCGGAGCGCCGGGGCGACGACAGCGTGGCAGCGACGCGCTCGCCGGCACCGGAAGCGGCCCCGCTCACGCATGCAGCGCTGCGCGCTGCGGTGCAGGAGATGACGCGCTTGCCCGCTGGTTTCGAGCCGCATGTGCACATTCGCAAGCTGATCGAGGGGTGGCATGCTGTCGCGAACGGCGAGGCCGCCACCGCCGACTGGTGTTTCGCGGAAAACATGGCCTATGCCTCGGTGCTGGGCGCTGGCGTCGACGTGCGCGTCGCGGGGCTGGACGTGCGCCGCGGCACCTTCATGCACCGTCACGCTGTGTGGCACCACCAGGCGCCGCAGCCGGCCGGGCAAGAGGAGTTCATTCCGCTGCAGCAACTGGGCACCACCGGGCGCTTCGACATTGCCAACTCGGTGCTGTCGGAAGAGGCGGCCTTGGGCTTCGAGTACGGCTACAGCGTCCAGGCCTCGCGGGCGCTGACGGTTTGGGAGGCGCAGTTCGGCGACTTCGTCAACGGCGCCCAGGTGTATGTCGACCAGTACATCAGTGCCGGCGAAGACAAGTGGGGCTATCGCTCGGCTCTGACGATGCTGTTGCCGCACGGGCACGAAGGTGTGGGCCCGGAGCATTCCAATGCCCACCTCGGCCGCTTCCTGTCACTGTGCGGTGACAACAACCTGCGAGTGGCCTACCCGTCGACCTCGGCACAGATGTTCCACCTGCTGCGTCGCCAGGCCTTTTGCGAAACGCGCAAGCCGCTGGTGGTGATGACGCCCAAGGTCAAGCTCTACAAGGAGCCCGGCTCGCATTCGCCGGTGCAGCACTTCCTCGAAGGCGAGTTCCAGCCGGTGCTGGATGATGACCTGGTCGGGCCGGTCGGCGAGGTGACGCGTTTGGTGCTGTGCAGCGGCAAGCTGTACTACCAGCTCGAGCGCGCGCGCCGCGAGCACGCCTGCGCCGACGTGGCGCTGGTGCGGGTGGAGGAGCTGTATCCGTTCCCGACCGACGTGCTGGCCAAGGTGCTGCGCCGCTACCCGGCGCTGCGCACGGTGGTGTGGGCGCAGGAAGAGAACCTGCACCACGGCGCGTGGTCGTTCGTGCGCGATGACATCAGCCAGGCCTGCCCGGCCGGCGTCGAGCTGCGTTGTGTCGCAAGGCCCAACACCGCCTCGGGAGCGACGTCCTCTTACGCCGTGCACGGCCGCGAGGAGCGTGAGCTGGTGGCGAAGGCCATGGGGCTGGCGCCGACGGCGCGCTGA